From Klebsiella electrica, the proteins below share one genomic window:
- the yihI gene encoding Der GTPase-activating protein YihI, with protein sequence MKKPTSVPRGKTHRKTREEMNQESRDRKRQKKHRGHAAGSRANGGDAASSGKKQSQQQDPRIGSKKPIPLGVTESTPATKQHKPKSEKPMLSPQAELDLLENDERLDALLERLEEGGTLNAEEQSWVDAKLDRIDELMQQLGLSYDDDEDEEEERQEDMMRLLKGGN encoded by the coding sequence ATGAAAAAACCGACATCCGTACCCCGTGGCAAAACGCATCGCAAGACACGTGAAGAAATGAACCAGGAATCCCGCGATCGCAAACGCCAGAAGAAACATCGTGGTCACGCGGCAGGAAGTCGCGCAAACGGCGGTGATGCCGCATCATCCGGCAAAAAACAGAGCCAACAGCAAGATCCGCGTATTGGGAGTAAAAAACCGATTCCGCTGGGCGTGACTGAAAGCACCCCGGCTACTAAGCAGCACAAACCGAAGAGCGAGAAACCTATGCTTTCACCACAGGCTGAGCTGGATTTGCTGGAAAATGATGAGCGCCTGGACGCGCTGCTGGAACGTCTGGAAGAGGGGGGCACCCTGAATGCTGAAGAGCAGTCATGGGTCGATGCCAAACTCGATCGTATTGATGAGCTGATGCAGCAGCTTGGCCTGTCCTACGATGATGACGAGGACGAGGAAGAAGAGCGCCAGGAAGATATGATGCGTCTGCTGAAGGGTGGAAACTAA